In Plasmodium chabaudi chabaudi strain AS genome assembly, chromosome: 9, the sequence actataaaacacttttttattttattcaaaaaaaaagaaaaatatccCAATTTGGTATCCATTCTTTTCTCATATTAttctaaaattaaatgTGCACAAAAAGGTATAAATTCATAACTTgttcgaaaaaaaaaaaaaaaaaaaaatggcatttaaaatgttttccTTGTGTATTATGCTTCTATGAAatgctttaaaaatatgtttaaattaTCGGGAATTTAAATAAGCTCTTTTAGagattccatttttttgaatggCAATAAGCCAGTAGGtcattaaataaatcataGGAAACACAATGATAGCTAAATAGTAAGCAATTACTAAATAGGAACGAAACAAACGATCAACCAAATAATGCATaaacatatgcataaaCATACGCATACACATATGGGCgcatgatataaataagtgtaaaaattaaaacccatttttttccaacTATCTTTTCTGCTATAATGGGTCACCTCGAAAGCAATTCGAAACTGAAGAAGAGTGTTGATCAAAATGGTAAGGAGgcaaatgataaaaagagaaagaaaaacggagaaaaaaataaacaaatcgaacaaaaaataaaaacagaaGATAAAGATATTACACAAGATGAAGCATATGAATATCATTATAAActgattaaaaaaaatagttttattttaaaaaaaaatttattagaaTGGTATTATAAGCATCGAAGAAGATTGCCATGGAGAAATGATCAACCACCATAtacaacaaatataaatataaaaagtcaaataaataaagatggTGATATTCGAAACTTTTTTCTCAAAGCACGAGACAATACTAAATTAGATGATAAAACggatacaaaaaatgaaaatgttgTAGCCAACAAAAATGGTCACACCATTTTAACTACGAAAATTACGAATACCATTGAAGAAGTAGAGGAGTCtgtaaaaaatgaacaGATGCAAACTGCAAACTGTTTGGAcactaatattttaaagttTGAAAATGCTCCTAAATTGGTAGACCCAAATGACGAAGTAGAAAAACTCAAATTGAGAGGATATCAAATATACATTAGTGAAGTAATGTTACAACAAACAAAAGTAGCTACAGTATTaaacttttatttaaaatggaTGAATAAATGGCCAACGATATTTGATTTGGTAAAAAGTAATTTAgatgatatattaacagAATGGAAAGGCTTAGGATATTACAATCGAgctaaaaatttattagatTGTTGTAAAGTAgttgtaaataaatatgatggAATTTTTCCTaatgatttaaaattattaaaagaattGCCAGGGATTGGAAATTATACAGCTAAAGCAATTtctatacatttatataattcaaaagATATATGTGTTGATACTAATATTATTAGAATATTTTCTCGAATTACAGAtactataaattattatggtTCTACTATTTTATCTCAACATTGTGAAGAGGtaagtaatatattatgtacaGATACATGTAATTATTCAGATTTCAATCAAGCTTTAATGGATTTAGGATCAAGTATATGTAATTCATCTCCTCAATGCTCAATATGCCCATTGAATAAGTATTGCCTTATTTAttcaaaagaaaataataaaaacatcaaaaataaacgtagaaaaattaacgaaaaaattaacGGAAAAATTAACggaaaaattaatgaaaaaattaagctCACATTTGAAATAGATCAGGAATCCAATTTGGAACATCCAAATAATTGCACATTATGTGTTAAGGACAGAAATGTAGATATTAAGCTTGTTCCTTTAGCTCgattaaaaacaaaaaaaaataaaatttgcctcgttttgataataaaaaaaagtgacACCTATAATGCTACtattaaagaaaatcaaaataaagaacAATTAGATaactataattatttgatgGTTAAAAATACAGATTCAAATCTATTTTTGATGCATTATTTGTTTCCATTTATACTTATAGAGGATTGCACACCAGAAACATACAACATGGtaatacatatacaaatcttatacatttaataagccatttttttagaattttttttacataagtTTGAAGAAAAGAAATGCATAcctattattgttatacTATATATGCATCAATATTCATGTCTATTTCGAATTAGAAGCActttatgaatatttccatcttttttatttttcagcACTTAAATAGTTTACTAACGAAGCTTAGCTTAAATAATACTAAATCGGATTCCTTTATATAcgtaatattttgttaaatctattttttttatcttccatttttatactaTCTTACAGGGTACCAGTTTAAAACTCTATGCAAATTTTTCAACTTTatcgttttattttttttttaactttttataGGTTGGAAATTTTAAACACGTATTTTCCCATTTGATATATGATAcgtatatttatacttgTGTTGTTCACAATTcggtaaatataaaacataatacacctatttattttgctccctttttaattttccaaTTTATGTTGcaaatttgtataaacatgtttattttttattcgtaggaaaatgaaaatataggACATGAGCATGTGTGGATAAAATTAAAGGATATCAAGGTATGCCatcccttttttatttttcgcATTTACTTATCACATTTACTTGTCACATTTACTTGTCACATTTACTTATCACATTTTTGTTGCCATTTGCTCGATTTTTATAGGACTTCATGCACAACTCGTTTTGTGAAAACATAGTTGAGCATTATAAGAAAAGTgtgaatgaaaaaaaaacaattatttCTGAATTTTTCGAATAATGTAAGCAAAGTGTGGAAaaggaagaaaataaaatttaggGTTACCTTATTatgctttaaaaaattagtatgagatatacaaaaaaactgatctatatatatacatgtattttttttgtattataggtatacaattttgttttacccgaaattaaatataaatctatatttttagttaAGCATACACActccttttttatatatacatatatttacatatgtgtgtaaaaatttgttatccattttttttaatgcacaattttttaagtagACGTGTGAACTATTCAAAGAAAGTGGAAAcattgaaaattattaaaaattttgttttcccTTTcctatgtttatttttttaatatttaaaaataaaatattataaaaacttTATTGACACTGagaaaaatgttttttctgttttttcgttttttttcattttttttttatccttCCTTCAGTATTTTCCCTCTGTTGCTTTGTTTGCAATAACATATGCAAACACAACAAATTTCTCACCATTTTTTGTGGAGCAagccatatatatatattaatttattcatttatcatattttccCATTAACATATTTGTAGTAAGACAGTGATATAAAGTTCTGACCAAATCGAGCCAATTGATGATAAGACAAATCGTTTAGGTCTCaactattttataaaattttctaagatttatgaattttatcaaaattgtatacaaatgataaaatatatatatttttccatttttttttgtcaacATGTATACtctataattattttattaaatgtgTCAACgtgaataaataaaaaaaaaaattttaaggaTATATGGTATCCCCCCTATTTTTAGCTTCATAATAGGAAGtcaatatattaacatatttttcaatacaaaatatatgatcatattttcataaagtttaaaaaaaaaaaatgggaaaCAAATGTAGCTGTATAGAAATtagtaatgaaaaatataaatgtctACAAGATGAAGAATATTTGAAAACTCATGGATTTCAATCGATGGGTTTAGAAGGAAtagaaacaaatataacAGAAGAAAACGAAGAAGATAATTATTTCTATcgttatgaaaataaaaaaagtagaaCTGATCAGGGAGAAGAAGTAAAGGAAAATGAATCAACAGATTGCATAGTTAATgtaaaaagaatattaaattatataaaagaatatgagtctgattttttattattttttaatgaaaaaaattcaacaagtttaatttttttaaaatatataattatgaattatagtacatatattatgtatatagaTACAGGTGTAATCTATATCGgtgaaataaatgaaaacaacGAAAAGAATGGCTTAggtattattataacaCCTGATcagtgtatatatataggtgAATTTGATGATGACAAAATAACAGGATTtggtttatatatacattattctaaaagtaaatatataggaTATTGGAAGTATGGGAAAGCAAATAGATAtggaatatttatacatcCTGATGGAACATTTTATAAAGGTCTTTGGTTAAATGAtaagcaaaataaaaaaggtatagaatatgttaataataattatatatttttaggaaattatattaaaggCGAAAAAAATGGGTTTGGAGCTTTTATATGGAAAAATGAATCTATTTATATAggacatataaaaaataatttttttaataaaagaggtatatattttttaaataaaaataaaatatatataagtaaatggaaatataattgtttaCATGGAAAATGTGAAATATTTTGGTTAGACAAAAGACAATATTTAGGTAACCACAACAACAACAATAAACAAGGGATAGGAATATACAAATGGAATGATGGGCGAATTTATTTTGGAAACTgggataataataaacaacaTGGACAtggtatatttattataataaaacattttaaaaattatgaaaattatataaataatccttttttccttttttttaaatgtacacaaaaaattaaaaaatattttttattaaatattaaaaaagaagaattTTTACATACTGGACAAATTAATCAACTActtcaaaaaattgaaaataattgccataattataatttttattattttttacttacattattacatattaattattatgagCTATGCTCAtcatattttgaatttcttaggataaaaaaattaaataattttaagtacaattttgaattttatcgaaaaataaatacacatatatcTTCTGCAAccaatgaatatataattgaaaaTCTGTCTGGAGATAATATACAGATTTCTAATTCTTTCTTTTGGTTAAGCCCTGAAGATAAATTAAACAAAGACgagttaataaataaacaaaaaaaaaacataaaaaatggtgaGACTATGAAGCAAGTTCGAGTTGTTTccaatttagaaaatactAAATACACACATGATGATGAAAGCCAAACAACGGTTCCTTTAcattatgaacaaaatgaaaatgattttgaagatattgaaaatttaaaaaattatttaaattcgATAAATTTAAGCTATATAAACGAAAGTGATATAAATGTGCAACAtccattattttcttatgcatcaaataatattattgttaaattaggaaaatggaaaaatggTGAATTACAAAACTGGATCTATTCTACTGAAAATGGTATGACTAATGAAAATGCTCAAATGGATGCGGATAAAATTATGGAATATAGCGATGAAATGATAGACAATAATCTAAAAGAAAAggctaaaaaaaaaaaaaaaaaaaaaaaatcaaacaTGCTTTTCCATAACAATTATAACATTATTGATAATTTTCTAAACAACTTGTCTTCTTCTGCCTTAAGTAATatctataataataaaaaaaatgcacacaaaaaaaaacgaagcCAAAcattgatgaaaaaaaggatgaaaaaaaaaacaacgGACAAAAATAAGGTAGTAGAAAAGCAATCTGAAGAATCGTCTAACGAAAAGGAAAACATTTGGGCAGACGAACTGAAGAAAAGAAAAcgaaataaagataatacCAATGCAGGAGCCAATATAAAGAGTAACAAAAAAGATCTTGATAAGGAtcaaaagaaagaaaaagatgggatggaaaaaaaaaataataatttatcacACACATCCTCCTATAGTACAAGTGTTGATATGTCTACAAAAAGCGATTCACTAAATTCGTTTGATAAGGAAGATAGAAAAGCGAGGAACAATAAAAACCATAGTCAAAGTACAGATAGTAATACTAGCAAATCGACTAGTTCAAttgaaatggaaaaaagaCAAGAGAACGAGAAAGGACCAAATATAAACATGAATAAGGAAAaggaattttataataatattttaaataaaaacaaaatggatGATAAATCTAATTTagtaaatttttcaaaatatcaTAAGTCAGAAagtaatgaaaaaagtaataatgataaagaccaaaattttaaaaaggaaaaaaatttaagaacaaatataaatttagaatttataaaaaaaaatagagaCATATttgaagataaaaaaaatagcaattattatgaagaaaatatatccccttcaaaagataataataagactaaaatttcaaaacaaattaaaaaaaaaaaaaatataataaaacatggACCTATAAGTAACAGTTGTAGTAGTCGAAAAAGTATCAATAgttatgataaaattgaaaggaaaaaaaatggaaaaaatcgaacaaagggaaatgaaaaatataaaaagactTCTATTTCTCAAAATTATGATCTACCCAAAAAAGGGTTTTCACTAATATGGagtcttaaaaaaatgaaaaattcaCACCAATCTGCTAAAGAGGATATAGCATTTGAAGCAcccgaaaaaaataattataatgaaatgGATCATGATAAAGACGACATTAAAAAACCAAAACagtctttttttaaaaaatttttaggAGTTAGTAAAGttaatcaaaaaaataaatgaataaatattattatgttggAAAATTATAGCATTTCTAAAAaagcaaataaattatatcctgagtttaaataaaaatggagaAATATTTCCCAATGCTACTACTAGCTAAATGAAATgtgcataatttttttttttttttttttttttttcatttagtcgtgaaaaaaaaattcccAATTTCTTCCCATCTTTTGCGCATTTAACTTTATACCGTTTTGTATGCTTCctatattatgaaatattttttttacatcatatttataattaaaaaaaaacattccTACGAAACATAAGGATAAATtgattaaatatttcatgtGATCAGGATGCATTATAACAACGTTGTAGACATGTGTGTAAACTATTTAGGGTATTAAAAAGAATGCGAAATtaaaagttataaaaacaaaataaaataagaaaaaacaaataaaggCGCGTAAAAActttcaaatttattattgtatatagtttgaaaatatttatgcatacgGGATGCTTACTGCATACATATAGATCagcattttattaaaaaggtaAACAAAAGGAATATCATTTGAattgaatattttcaaggtttatataaaacaaacttttaaaattcttagaaaaaataattataaaatttgaagaataatcattataaatatgcccataaaaaaaaagaaaggaAAACGAAAATCCCTATAAAAACATGCACACATGTAGATATGATattgtgcatatataaatatctctctatatatgtaatataaatgataaatgaCAATATCAATAGAAAAGTGGATGTCTGTATagtacaaatatatatagaggcatatatgcaaagacagaaattatataagtatgcataaaaattaaaaaaataaataaaattcgtTTACTcttatctttattatttttattgggAATAGGGGCATACAATTCTGAATATTTAAAGCGAACAGATATGAAAAtcaacaaataatattacacGATAAAAAGCGTGAGCAATTGAATAAAACAATACAGCTATGCAAAAGATAGAGCCAGACTAGACTAACCACAAATACATATTCGCGCACATGTAAATGGCTAGTATATCTATAGTTAAGGAAAATATACATTGAATTagcttattattatataaaaaataatgtaaacaaaaaaatctgaaaaataaaaatggggTGTGtcttaaattttaataatcaGTAAATCATTGAATCAACGAATGATAGGTCAGGAAATTAACTTCGCCCCAACGTggtaaacaaaaaaaacgctagctcaatatatattgccATCTTTCAAATATACGAAGTATATTATACAAGTATGAGTATTTGGTTGTTTCTGGTGGGAGTACAAAAGACTAAATGAATAACTACCATTGagaataattcatttttgaaTGAAATATATCTGATGCTGATGATATAAGACtcataataatttctttattcttgtataattttagaTATAtcttaaatttatttgtaaatactatatatagtttttttggtatttgataaaaatgatatataactttttcttttaatactttacatataaatattaaaggCTCTAATAAttcttcaaaatatttatttaataaaagttCATCACAATCAAACCAACATTGTCTCGTCGATATCCATGACATTAAACATAAATTACAAGttcgttttatttttggatggttacaaaatatatatgcttttaTTACTTCCcctaataaattttgttcgtttataatatttatattgtttttattattattatttttttcattattgttataacaattttcttcttcatttaataattcatcAAGCTCCTTCAGATCAGTAACGTCtcttaaatttatataaaaattccattttttttttttgttaatatagcaatatatacaattgtTTGAGTTatcattcattttttatcattaaagaaaaataaatttccaCAAGCCAGTGAGAAAAATggttatatattcatttattagattgcaaaaaataataaaatctataatttatataaataagtatgATACAAGCGaaaaatttacaatatatgtaatattgcgcatgtatatttatacacaCTTATTATAAACTTAAATGCATACAATTATATGCaactatataatataaaatttatttgtgtaattggaaaaacaaaaatatatgacaataaaatggatataCTATAAAGAGTGCCTAAGAACATAAGTATCGTGTTgtatttacattattatcaaatagaatatttaatattatttttaacctactaaaaaaatgaatatattgcacacacacatatttatgtatgtGCCACAACATGTGTAACAACCATTATAATGCACATATACATTGTCACCCAAGcgttaaaataaataaaacaataataataatagtaaataGAATGGAGAAATACCGTATTGCTTACACATTTTATGGTGGtgaaataaattcataTCCGAAAATCAtgtagaaaaataaataaatcttACGGAATGCTATATTTTACTATATTAATCTTACACcaaatatcatttttataaaatatgcccATTCAATGGGTACCTATAAATGTGTATTACACATTACATTTTAACTTTTAcactaataaaaaaataaaaacaaaacaaatacAGGTCAAAGTAATGGATTAACATATACGGTGCTAACGGCATAACGAAATGCATatcttaaaattttttaaagccATTTTctggaaaaaaaacaaaaaaaacgtaTTAACAACAGATCATATATAGTACACACATATTCATGCATACATGTAGGTTgtgtaaaattatatataaatttatagccttataattgttataacaaaaacccataattataaattataggGTTATTACATATTAAGATATCAAACTAAGCacatattttgaatatcatatatcaataaatatttttttttccaattattctatatttaataggttatatataattaaaaatgacaCATAGTAAATTAacgtatatacatattttccTTTGGTTTAACCAAGTAAAGGCTATAagtaaaatttaataaattaattttcttACACAAGAATGTATATCatttctttaaaaattatatataaacatttttcaaatatcaaaagttataaaataatttttattgcatatatgtgtatCCCCAATTTAAGTTATACTAAAAAACACactattataaattttgcagtatatgcatatttaaatttgtagATATgtgtacataatatatttacggtataaaatattatatgcaattTTAAGAGGATAAGATatgtgaatataaaaaaagagttGCTTATCGATttactaattttttatatttttataaaaattatataaataataaaaaaaattggggCATAAGTTATATgacttttattaaaattccacttaaatattcaaaaattacAACGAAAATACATATCTAGAAAttggtatatataaaggatATAGCAATACTAAACATTCGAACATGCATTTAATGTcagctaaaaaaaaataagccaaaatgaataatcaCGATTCCTCACTGCAAAGCGAAGCATTTAACCTTGAGGAAATTTATGGAAGTGATGTAAATGATGAACAAAATAGATTGATAATTGagtttatgaaaaatatggaaaaagaACGGAGCTTATTACCAAGCACAGTTGTTGCAAAGAACATAAAAacagatgaaaataaaaataacaataagcctcataacatatataatattatagacATGTATACAGAAAATGGCGAATTAAAAGAAACTCATTTTATTAAgggatataatataaaatggaaaaatgcAGTTGTACAATACTTATATGACTTaagaaattatattcataaaaaatataatagaagAATAATTAACtcatcaaaatatttaacatCAAATTGCCCTATATTGGAATGtttgcaaaaaaatgaaaacttaatttccatttttttatcaaaaccGTTAtgtattcatttatatatatacggtattaattatttgcaaataatttattatattgacTTAATTActcaatatataaatttagaaaatgaagGAAATTTATGCTTATTCCTATGGCTAGCTTATTTACTTATTTTGTTAGATTCATTACAAGCATTAGATATGGATGTAGCTTCAAACCTCCAAGTAATTAAAAGATTTTGTTTAAACAAAATCGAAAATACAGATTTAGCTATAACATGTGAAAGCGATAAATCGAATCTTTTAAATTTCTTTACAAATTTTACTTGTAAATCAAATGAGGAAAATCATAAGGATTCATATAATTGCACTCACAGtgttttctttattatttatttgctaGTTACCGAAATATTAAGCCAAAAATGAATTCATTAAAATAGTTCATAgaatattgaaaatgatgtctgtaaatacatatacacatatttaAGCAATGCATTATTACCGTcggataaaataaaatatagtttCTAATAAAAACGAGCAGCTCACCCCAGTGTGCTTAATTATTAGATATAGACATTGTCTTAATACTAATGcataaaattaacaatttttttttgaaaaacataataagGATGAATAGCATGTTCGCTCCTTTTCTTCCTtccaaattatatttatttttaatatttctttcaaatattagtatgtttataatatttgttacaatgattttataaatttatatttttaaatattttttttgtagagtggcataataatttgtttgctttccttttttttgtgtatcTCTTATAACTACCATTTGAAggtgtatatttattatgatatACCTTTCaatcaaattaaaaaaatacaagcCTCACATTTTTAATCTTAAGAAAGAATAACAAgctattaataaaaaagtatagaacatatatttgcatGCCTACTAAATATGGCTAGCTCATTTTGGTGATGactatatttcattatttatataaattgcACACACAAATagctaattttttttttttatatttaaatattcaataattttataaatttttttttttttatgaacataTTCATTCCTTGTTAAGgtattttattcattatagCTATTAACATTATTAACATTGCTACACATTTGgcaacataataatatatagctatacataaattattgctgtacataatttttttaaatattaatatgtatgtaaatattttttaattaccattttatacaaataatttaatataaataatatttggagaataaacatataaataatatatataatgaacaaTTACAATCtctctatatttttatattataaatactttttataataatttgtgcCAAAGTTGGAAAACAAGTATAATAACAGTGTTGtgtatatttgtatattcttaaaaagtgatatataatttatacatataattaaataagtaGTTTAAAACATGTTTTgtgattatattatataaagtcacttatatattttattatatgttgataatataaatattgtgTACTTATTTACTATTGGATAATTGCATAGCTTGAACATTCATTTTACCTTAacctatttttttatatctatataagtacatttttattgctattcttatatataatcattattGAGAAAAAGCAACTATTGATTTATAATGCCAATTTCTAGgcaaatataataacacTTATGAGTTTTATTACCattgtatattaaaagatattataatatattattatatataatattttgtaacaACATTAATATTGAATAGTATAAAGcgttaaaaaataagtgaAATTT encodes:
- a CDS encoding phosphatidylinositol-4-phosphate 5-kinase, putative, encoding MGNKCSCIEISNEKYKCLQDEEYLKTHGFQSMGLEGIETNITEENEEDNYFYRYENKKSRTDQGEEVKENESTDCIVNVKRILNYIKEYESDFLLFFNEKNSTSLIFLKYIIMNYSTYIMYIDTGVIYIGEINENNEKNGLGIIITPDQCIYIGEFDDDKITGFGLYIHYSKSKYIGYWKYGKANRYGIFIHPDGTFYKGLWLNDKQNKKGIEYVNNNYIFLGNYIKGEKNGFGAFIWKNESIYIGHIKNNFFNKRGIYFLNKNKIYISKWKYNCLHGKCEIFWLDKRQYLGNHNNNNKQGIGIYKWNDGRIYFGNWDNNKQHGHGIFIIIKHFKNYENYINNPFFLFFKCTQKIKKYFLLNIKKEEFLHTGQINQLLQKIENNCHNYNFYYFLLTLLHINYYELCSSYFEFLRIKKLNNFKYNFEFYRKINTHISSATNEYIIENLSGDNIQISNSFFWLSPEDKLNKDELINKQKKNIKNGETMKQVRVVSNLENTKYTHDDESQTTVPLHYEQNENDFEDIENLKNYLNSINLSYINESDINVQHPLFSYASNNIIVKLGKWKNGELQNWIYSTENGMTNENAQMDADKIMEYSDEMIDNNLKEKAKKKKKKKKSNMLFHNNYNIIDNFLNNLSSSALSNIYNNKKNAHKKKRSQTLMKKRMKKKTTDKNKVVEKQSEESSNEKENIWADELKKRKRNKDNTNAGANIKSNKKDLDKDQKKEKDGMEKKNNNLSHTSSYSTSVDMSTKSDSLNSFDKEDRKARNNKNHSQSTDSNTSKSTSSIEMEKRQENEKGPNINMNKEKEFYNNILNKNKMDDKSNLVNFSKYHKSESNEKSNNDKDQNFKKEKNLRTNINLEFIKKNRDIFEDKKNSNYYEENISPSKDNNKTKISKQIKKKKNIIKHGPISNSCSSRKSINSYDKIERKKNGKNRTKGNEKYKKTSISQNYDLPKKGFSLIWSLKKMKNSHQSAKEDIAFEAPEKNNYNEMDHDKDDIKKPKQSFFKKFLGVSKVNQKNK
- a CDS encoding A/G-specific adenine glycosylase, putative — its product is MGHLESNSKLKKSVDQNGKEANDKKRKKNGEKNKQIEQKIKTEDKDITQDEAYEYHYKLIKKNSFILKKNLLEWYYKHRRRLPWRNDQPPYTTNINIKSQINKDGDIRNFFLKARDNTKLDDKTDTKNENVVANKNGHTILTTKITNTIEEVEESVKNEQMQTANCLDTNILKFENAPKLVDPNDEVEKLKLRGYQIYISEVMLQQTKVATVLNFYLKWMNKWPTIFDLVKSNLDDILTEWKGLGYYNRAKNLLDCCKVVVNKYDGIFPNDLKLLKELPGIGNYTAKAISIHLYNSKDICVDTNIIRIFSRITDTINYYGSTILSQHCEEVSNILCTDTCNYSDFNQALMDLGSSICNSSPQCSICPLNKYCLIYSKENNKNIKNKRRKINEKINGKINGKINEKIKLTFEIDQESNLEHPNNCTLCVKDRNVDIKLVPLARLKTKKNKICLVLIIKKSDTYNATIKENQNKEQLDNYNYLMVKNTDSNLFLMHYLFPFILIEDCTPETYNMHLNSLLTKLSLNNTKSDSFIYVGNFKHVFSHLIYDTYIYTCVVHNSENENIGHEHVWIKLKDIKDFMHNSFCENIVEHYKKSVNEKKTIISEFFE